From the Anaerolineae bacterium genome, one window contains:
- a CDS encoding glycosyltransferase family 2 protein — protein sequence MPLFGRGGRTLYSISVTMPAYNEEANIGAMIEDAVRVVSQITDDFEIIVTNDGSKDRTADVVREKAQKYPQVRLVEHPTNLGYGAAVYDGFAAATKELIFFTDGDRQFVLDEIHKLLPHIEHADMVVGYRAPRRDPWHRVLYGWGWSTLVTLLFGYTARDIDCAFKLFKREIITNIGPQIASRGATFSAEWLVRTKRAGYKIVEVPVTHLPRTAGSQTGARLHVIKRAFKELARFRWKLWQEGKPKKYKA from the coding sequence ATGCCACTATTTGGAAGAGGAGGGAGAACGTTGTACAGCATTTCGGTGACGATGCCGGCGTACAATGAAGAAGCCAACATCGGTGCCATGATCGAGGATGCGGTGCGGGTGGTGAGCCAGATCACCGACGACTTCGAGATCATCGTGACCAATGACGGCAGTAAGGACCGCACGGCCGACGTGGTGCGGGAGAAAGCGCAGAAATATCCCCAGGTACGGTTGGTCGAACATCCCACCAACCTGGGATACGGCGCGGCGGTATATGACGGCTTTGCGGCCGCCACCAAAGAGCTGATCTTTTTCACTGACGGCGACCGGCAGTTCGTGCTGGACGAGATCCACAAACTGCTCCCCCATATCGAGCATGCCGATATGGTGGTGGGTTATCGGGCGCCGCGCCGGGACCCCTGGCATCGCGTGCTGTACGGCTGGGGCTGGAGCACGCTGGTGACCCTGCTCTTCGGCTACACTGCCCGCGATATTGACTGCGCCTTTAAGCTGTTCAAGCGCGAGATTATCACCAACATCGGGCCGCAGATCGCCTCGCGCGGGGCGACCTTCAGCGCGGAGTGGCTGGTGCGGACCAAGCGCGCCGGCTACAAAATTGTGGAGGTGCCGGTCACCCATCTGCCGCGCACCGCCGGCTCCCAGACCGGCGCCCGCCTGCACGTCATCAAGCGCGCCTTCAAGGAGCTGGCCCGCTTCCGCTGGAAGCTTTGGCAGGAAGGCAAGCCCAAGAAATACAAGGCCTGA
- a CDS encoding glycosyltransferase family 4 protein, translating into MQGTNAAARPRRVLMIAPTSFFADYGCHVRIYEQARGLTARGHEVLLCTYHSGRDVPGLSIVRTPALPWRRRIEIGASWHRLLLDLLLLCTAWRAARRHRPDVIHAFLHEGALIGTIIARLARVPLLADLQGSLSSEVVEHETFPPGHWVLGLLRRLESWVDRQPARLLANTHHTARWLMEDFGIAPAKVRVVPDVVDTERFAPGRLSAEERQGRRQALGIPADGFLLVYVGLLAPYQGIDLLLHSFAQVAQQIDAYLLVMGFPHMQRYQRQAEALGIGRRVTFTGPVSYFELPAWLALGDAAVSLKLSQTEGNVKLLNYMAMGLPVVALDTPVGREYLGEAGVFIPQGDSQALAEVVCRLAREPAERWTLGRRLRARAVVEFPLSRAIDVIEAAYGEVCRAPTPML; encoded by the coding sequence ATGCAGGGTACCAATGCGGCGGCGCGCCCCAGACGGGTGCTGATGATCGCCCCCACCTCTTTCTTCGCCGATTACGGCTGTCATGTGCGCATCTACGAACAGGCGCGCGGCTTGACCGCCCGTGGGCACGAGGTGCTGTTGTGCACCTATCATTCTGGCCGGGATGTGCCGGGCCTGTCCATCGTGCGGACGCCGGCGCTTCCCTGGCGCCGGCGCATCGAGATCGGCGCATCGTGGCACCGTCTCCTGTTGGATCTTCTCCTGCTGTGCACGGCCTGGCGGGCGGCGCGCCGGCATCGGCCGGATGTCATCCACGCCTTCCTCCACGAGGGCGCGCTCATTGGGACGATTATCGCCCGCCTGGCAAGGGTGCCTCTGCTGGCCGACCTGCAGGGGAGCCTCAGCAGTGAGGTGGTGGAGCATGAGACATTTCCCCCCGGGCACTGGGTGCTGGGCCTTCTGCGCCGGCTGGAGAGCTGGGTGGACCGTCAGCCGGCGCGACTGCTGGCCAACACGCATCACACCGCGCGCTGGCTGATGGAGGATTTCGGTATCGCGCCGGCGAAGGTGCGCGTGGTGCCCGACGTGGTGGACACCGAGCGCTTCGCGCCAGGGCGGCTCTCCGCCGAGGAGCGGCAGGGCCGGCGCCAGGCCCTGGGCATCCCAGCGGACGGCTTCTTGCTGGTGTATGTCGGCCTGCTGGCGCCGTATCAGGGCATTGATCTGCTCCTGCATTCCTTCGCCCAGGTCGCCCAACAGATCGACGCCTATTTGCTGGTCATGGGCTTTCCGCACATGCAGAGATACCAGCGTCAGGCCGAGGCCCTGGGGATCGGCCGGCGGGTTACGTTCACCGGTCCGGTCTCGTACTTCGAACTGCCGGCATGGCTGGCGCTGGGGGACGCGGCGGTCAGCCTCAAGCTTTCTCAGACGGAGGGCAACGTCAAACTGCTGAACTACATGGCGATGGGTCTGCCGGTGGTGGCGCTGGACACCCCGGTGGGGCGGGAGTACCTGGGGGAGGCCGGCGTGTTCATCCCCCAAGGGGACAGCCAGGCGCTGGCGGAGGTCGTATGCCGACTGGCCAGGGAGCCGGCGGAGCGCTGGACCCTGGGCCGGCGCCTGCGAGCGCGCGCCGTCGTCGAGTTTCCACTTTCCCGGGCCATTGATGTCATTGAGGCCGCGTACGGGGAGGTTTGCCGCGCCCCCACCCCTATGCTATAA
- a CDS encoding glycosyltransferase family 39 protein — MAEHSRNGKGLPRWLVGLILGLHLCLGVLYSVMVPAWEAHDEWAHYKYAEYLARYRTLPAGDAPLTDLFGYDQSTQPPLYYILAAVPIALVNPTDNIAPVPNPYAAAGTGQTGVNMAVHDWEAERFPYRGTYLALHLARLISVLISTAGVWAVYRLARALFPREPAVVGLSTAIAAFLPQYLFIGAVVTNDILIAVLGALVLYYACLLIVEDITLPRLLGLGISLALALLTKYTALGLLPLVILALLVALGRLLRRRALRHGLLVLGVPLLSVPAVAGWWYLRNLRQYGYLVSRDADVLSQFWRTILGAEPLPHVTLPQIGYAVWYGFQTFWASFGWGNVGLPEKAYIPLAVLAGLALCSVTACLFRRQTSNRLRAVILLLGFGCLSLGFLLFFRELMKGEPILRGRMMLPALPAISVLLGLGLLWWWPARLRRTAAGVLGIGLLSFALILPFAVIAPAYAAPAETKAPDLPPDAQPLAVRFGDLAELYAYQVWPATVPKGHAVGVTLYWKVLGTTSENYTLGVYALGAENQPYGQVLLYPGRGNYATSVWKPGTYFREVLWIPIESERPAPCLGRIAVTLFLDDPSLAHLPVSDASGAFVGYSAIFGRYKIAPEEPAAEPLQPAQARFSDEIALLGVELPAAATPGARLEMLLRFQALRRPDADYILFVHLLDEQGQWVAGVDGPPLLGNYPTGIWDAGEIIVEPRTIALPRLPAGRYRIGIGWYHPDTMQRLRVTDAQGRPLPDDIWPAGTLEVKSIGQQVFLPLILQP; from the coding sequence ATGGCCGAGCATTCCAGGAATGGAAAAGGTCTGCCGCGCTGGCTAGTGGGCCTGATACTGGGCCTGCACCTCTGCCTGGGCGTGCTGTACAGCGTCATGGTGCCGGCCTGGGAAGCCCATGACGAATGGGCGCATTACAAGTACGCCGAGTATTTGGCCAGGTACCGAACTCTGCCGGCCGGCGATGCCCCCCTCACCGACCTGTTCGGCTATGACCAATCCACCCAGCCCCCACTGTATTACATCCTGGCGGCTGTCCCCATCGCGCTGGTGAACCCGACGGATAACATCGCGCCCGTGCCCAACCCATATGCCGCCGCCGGCACAGGACAGACGGGCGTCAACATGGCCGTGCACGATTGGGAAGCAGAGCGCTTCCCCTACCGCGGCACCTATTTGGCCCTGCACCTGGCCCGGCTGATCTCCGTGCTCATCAGCACCGCCGGCGTATGGGCGGTGTACCGGTTGGCGCGGGCGCTGTTCCCCCGCGAGCCGGCCGTCGTCGGTCTGAGCACTGCCATCGCCGCCTTTCTCCCCCAGTACCTCTTCATCGGGGCGGTGGTCACCAATGACATCTTGATCGCCGTGCTGGGCGCGCTGGTCCTCTACTACGCCTGCCTGCTGATCGTGGAAGACATCACCCTCCCGCGCCTGCTGGGATTGGGTATCAGCCTGGCCCTGGCCCTGCTGACCAAATACACCGCGCTGGGACTGCTTCCGCTGGTGATCCTGGCCCTGCTGGTCGCCCTCGGGCGTCTCCTGCGCCGGCGCGCCCTGCGCCACGGCTTGTTGGTCCTCGGTGTGCCGTTGTTGAGCGTCCCGGCAGTGGCCGGCTGGTGGTACCTCCGCAACCTGCGGCAGTACGGCTATCTGGTCTCCCGCGACGCTGACGTCCTGAGCCAATTCTGGCGGACGATTTTGGGGGCGGAGCCCCTGCCCCATGTCACCCTGCCGCAGATAGGCTACGCCGTATGGTACGGCTTTCAGACCTTTTGGGCTTCCTTCGGCTGGGGCAATGTGGGACTGCCCGAAAAGGCCTATATCCCCCTGGCTGTCCTGGCCGGCCTGGCGCTGTGCTCCGTGACGGCATGCCTCTTCCGCCGGCAGACCTCCAACCGACTGCGGGCTGTCATCCTCTTACTGGGGTTCGGGTGTCTTTCCCTGGGCTTCCTGCTGTTCTTCCGGGAGCTGATGAAGGGCGAGCCGATCCTGCGGGGACGCATGATGCTGCCGGCCCTGCCGGCCATCAGCGTCCTTCTTGGGCTGGGCTTGCTCTGGTGGTGGCCGGCGCGGCTCCGGCGCACCGCCGCCGGCGTGCTGGGGATCGGTCTGCTGAGCTTCGCGCTGATACTGCCCTTCGCCGTCATCGCGCCGGCCTATGCCGCGCCGGCAGAGACCAAAGCGCCGGATTTGCCGCCCGATGCCCAGCCGTTGGCTGTGCGCTTCGGCGATTTGGCGGAGCTGTATGCCTACCAGGTGTGGCCGGCCACCGTCCCCAAAGGCCATGCGGTGGGCGTAACGCTGTACTGGAAGGTGCTGGGCACGACATCCGAGAACTACACCCTCGGCGTGTACGCCCTGGGCGCCGAGAACCAGCCCTACGGCCAGGTCCTGCTCTACCCAGGCCGCGGGAACTATGCCACTTCGGTATGGAAACCGGGGACATATTTTCGGGAAGTCCTATGGATCCCCATTGAGTCGGAGCGGCCGGCGCCCTGCCTGGGTCGCATTGCGGTGACGCTGTTCCTCGATGACCCTTCGCTGGCGCATCTGCCGGTGAGCGATGCCTCGGGCGCCTTCGTGGGCTATTCTGCCATTTTCGGCCGATATAAGATCGCGCCGGAAGAGCCGGCGGCGGAGCCGCTTCAGCCGGCGCAGGCGCGCTTCAGCGACGAGATCGCCCTGCTGGGCGTGGAACTGCCGGCCGCGGCCACCCCGGGTGCCCGGCTGGAAATGCTCCTGCGCTTCCAGGCCCTGCGCCGGCCGGACGCCGATTACATCCTGTTCGTCCATCTCCTGGACGAGCAGGGACAATGGGTGGCCGGCGTGGACGGCCCGCCGCTCCTGGGCAACTATCCGACGGGCATATGGGATGCCGGCGAGATCATTGTGGAGCCGCGCACCATCGCTCTGCCGCGCCTGCCGGCCGGCCGCTATCGCATCGGCATCGGTTGGTACCATCCCGACACCATGCAGAGGCTGAGGGTCACGGACGCGCAGGGCCGCCCGCTCCCTGACGACATATGGCCGGCCGGCACCTTGGAGGTGAAATCCATCGGTCAGCAGGTGTTCCTTCCCTTGATCCTGCAGCCATAA
- the rpoD gene encoding RNA polymerase sigma factor RpoD produces MEHLAEEQARISSGDLDGEAIGDVEGELLAGLYYEQEYDPNEMVDLAPMDDGASDPLSIYLREIGRVPLLTPQEEVELAKRIELGRQARRRLARNGGLPPEERQQLLEYIRMGERARQHLIKANSRLVVSIAKKYAGQGVPLADLIQEGNLGLMRAVAKFDYHRGYKFSTYATWWIRQAVARAVADQSRTIRLPVHMYEQLARLRRTARQMSQELGREPAPEELAQALDMPARKVEELMRLADLPVSLETPVGEDEDSALGDFIEDRSMLSPADAATRNILRELLDEMLSQLPPREMRILKMRFGLQDGRYHTLEEVGRRFGLTRERIRQLEVQALNRLRHPRRARRLKDYLR; encoded by the coding sequence ATGGAGCATCTGGCAGAGGAACAGGCGAGGATATCCTCAGGCGATCTGGATGGAGAAGCAATAGGAGACGTGGAAGGCGAACTGCTCGCCGGCCTGTACTACGAGCAGGAATACGACCCCAACGAGATGGTGGACCTGGCCCCGATGGACGACGGCGCCAGCGACCCCCTCAGCATCTATCTGCGGGAAATCGGCCGTGTGCCCCTGCTGACCCCGCAGGAAGAGGTGGAGCTGGCAAAACGCATCGAGCTGGGCCGGCAGGCACGCCGGCGGCTGGCGCGGAACGGTGGGCTTCCTCCCGAGGAGCGCCAGCAACTGCTGGAATATATCCGCATGGGTGAGCGAGCGCGCCAGCATCTCATCAAGGCCAATTCACGGCTGGTGGTGAGCATCGCCAAGAAATACGCCGGCCAGGGCGTGCCGCTGGCAGACCTGATCCAGGAGGGCAACCTGGGGCTGATGCGGGCGGTCGCTAAATTCGATTACCACCGCGGCTATAAGTTCTCCACCTACGCCACCTGGTGGATACGGCAGGCGGTTGCCCGTGCTGTTGCGGACCAATCCCGCACCATCCGCCTGCCGGTGCACATGTACGAACAGCTCGCCAGGCTCCGCCGCACCGCCCGCCAGATGAGCCAGGAACTGGGGAGGGAACCGGCCCCCGAGGAGCTGGCCCAGGCCCTGGATATGCCGGCCCGCAAAGTGGAGGAGCTGATGCGCCTCGCCGACCTGCCGGTCTCGCTGGAAACCCCGGTGGGCGAGGATGAAGATTCTGCCCTGGGGGATTTCATCGAGGACCGGAGCATGCTGTCGCCGGCGGATGCCGCCACACGGAATATCCTGCGGGAGCTTCTGGACGAAATGCTGAGCCAGCTCCCGCCGCGCGAGATGCGTATCCTGAAAATGCGCTTCGGCCTGCAGGACGGCCGCTACCATACGTTGGAGGAGGTCGGCCGGCGCTTTGGATTGACGCGCGAGCGCATCCGCCAGCTGGAGGTGCAGGCACTCAACCGCCTGCGCCATCCCCGGCGCGCCCGCCGGCTCAAGGATTACCTGCGCTGA